From the Portunus trituberculatus isolate SZX2019 chromosome 8, ASM1759143v1, whole genome shotgun sequence genome, the window ctttcttGTGTTCatcttttcgtcttatttcatttttgttcgtttgtttgtcttatttttcttcgtatttgtCACGTGAGCTGCGGCGATTTATGAAATGCCAGTAGTCGCCAGACCTTAGTCAGATATAGTGCTACATGGTTGCTGATGAACCAAAAGAACTTCCCACccccctctatctctctttctgtgtgtgtgtgtgtgtgtgtgttccgtgaTGTAACAGTTAGCACACTACTGCAAAATCCCTGGGCGGAGTGAAAAATAATGGGCGATTTTTTCAACACCGCAAGCCACTGGGGACGGATGTTGTCTTGGATCACTTTTTCGTCGTAAGACAgagctaagtgtgtgtgtgtgtgtgtgtgtgtgtgtgtgtgtgtcattgaggTGTTGGATACCCCTGAGTGATGTGAGGTAATAAATAGTTAAAGGCGCCATGCATACCATTTCTTCCGAACCTTTCCATCACTTATTTAttctcatcctttttccttattcacttCACTAGTCACTCATTAACCCATATTCTTTATTAGTCATTCATTACAACATATCAATTCCTCtactttcaccttttttctctcttatcaacttatttttattcacttcttatttctctcattaCACTGTCCttatcttattcctccttttatcacttcatccactcctctccttGTTTATCCTGTCCTCTGCGTCATCTACACCTGTTCATCTCTCACCCTTTAGCAATTCCAGCGCATTTGAtctgtttttctcccttttttgcttccttcaccAGCGCCACGTGTTTCCCTATCCACCATCaagataaaactaaaaaaaataataaataactgaaAGGTGATTGGTGGGCGCGTCACTAGGAGCTCTCTGATTGGTGGCCGCCTTCTGCACTGACCCATTTGCCACGACTCCCTTGATACAAATACGCCCTTACGATATTCAGGAATTGTATATTATAATCTGTAATTGAACTTCCAAGCGAAACTATTAAAGGATGTAGTAATATTTTTCGATGAGTGATATAAATGGTGGCTTTATAATACATTTCAGTCAAAACAAATACCCATCATAATAATATCGCACTGCACCCTAATGATTTTCAGGTATATCACTTTTTATAGAATCAGTAATTTAGATTTAAGACAAAATTATAAAAGGGAAGTAGGTGTAATATTTGATGAGTAATACATTGATGGCTTTATCTGAGTTTAAACAAACCCATCACATTAACATCGTATTTGCCGCGTCTACCTTCCTGCCTAAATACGAACTTCCCCCCCCCAATGATAATCaggagttatttttttttctttatacagtatcaatagttgaactttgaagcaaaattacaaaataaaagtagtaataaataTTTGATGAATAATATATTGGTGGCTTTATCTGAGTCAAAACAAACCTATCACATTAATATCGCGCTGATCCATTTGCCGTGTCTCCCTTCCCGCCTTGAAAGACGCCCCTATGATATTCAGGAATTAtatactattttatttatttttttttttagtatcagtaattaaatttagaaaaaattacaaaaggGATGAAATTATAATATTTAATGAGCAATATAGTGGTGGCTTTATAACAGATCTGAGTCAAAGCAGCCCTCATCATATCGCACTCCATTAAAGCCTCTCCTCCTACCTAGATACAAACACACCCCAATGATATTCAggaattgtttctttttcttttgtttatatagtatcaatagtcaaacctTAAAGcgaaattacaaaagaaaagtaggaattaTATTTGATGAGTAATAtgaatggtgattttataataCGTACATATGAGTCAAATAGCGTGAATATATCGTTCAAAACAAACCCGCCCCAATGATATCTTTTCTATAGTATTTGTAGTTAAACTTTAAAAACAAGATCACAAaaggaaagtagtagtaatgataatgagtaatgataatggtagtttTGTAGCACACTAGTCAAACAGCGTGCAAATATTACCCTAAATAGACCCACCCCTATGATATTAAGGAATTATACATTAACACCGTGATAATGAAGCGAAATTCTAAATAAACTAgtatgaggaaaataagaacaatattAATTTTCAGGACTAATGGCGCACTTCTATATAGCActatagtgaagaaaaatattgagaaattGCTGATAATTAAATACTACAGGAAAACAGtggattaaaacacacacacacacacacacacacttatgaatAAAATTGTTTTGCTTGACAACtttcatgatgagagagagagagagagagagagagagagagagagagagagagagagagagagagagagagagagagagagaacaacttACCAAAAGAAGACAATCATTAATCTTTACTTAACATTAAACaactttcatgtgtgtgtgtgtgtgtgtgtgtgtgtgtgtgtgtgtgtgtgtgttgttcgaTGGTATTATGATGAATTCAATAGAAATTTCCACccagatttattttatttcactcttctgTAGGTTATTCCACGAAATATCCTGCAACGATGAATAACAACaggagcagtaacagcagcagcagcagcagcagcaacagcaacactactactattactattactactactactatcactactactacttctactactactactactactactactactactactactactactactactactactaataataataataataataataataataataataataataataataataataataataataataataataataataatgatacatatAACCAAACCGATAACACACAAGTAATTAGATCAATATATgagcaaaaataaaaggaaaaaaaaaaaaaacatgatgaaaTACAATtgaaatagatggacagatcgatggatgaacattgaaatcctaATTAAAACTGAATAAAAGTAAGGTGCTTTAGTTAGAATTAGGTCAAAACATACATTATCTGCACAAAAAATTCATTCAGGTTAACTCAATGTAAAGCATAGGCATAGATCCTTATAAGTAGTCAGCCAGACATTCTAAACAAAGAGAAGGCGACGATGGACGAGTAGAGTAGCAATATTCACTCAGTCTCCCTCTCATTGATAACAAGTCATGTGTTTTCTCTCACAAGATTACAAGTCACAGCTGAATAATGAATGCATGACTGTTTTACTTGTTTTGGGGGTTTATTCATCTTGGCTAATTCTACTAACTGTTTcaatagacaaaataaatgacTAGTTACTTAATTGATTACTCCTGCTTTTTTACAATCATTTATCAACGCGAAAATTGattaagaaaagggaataagtTTGTTTTATCTGCAGTGGATTTGCTACATGACGCTGAGAATGACACCAAAGAAATATCTAAATTATCACCCTAAATATAATTACAGGCGCATTTCCTCCAAGGATTCAATTATAACTTATATTCTTCAACATAATAACAAAATACTGACAAAATTCAGGGAAAAAATCAACCAAATATTGACATTAAACTAAACCTCACCTGGCACCTGACTTGTCATATGATTCACGCCGCTGCCAGTCGCACGATATTACCAAAACATTAACTCAATGCTCAAAATTATGCCCAAATTAACATATATATAGAAATAGTTCACCTAGATGATTGTATAAGAGCCATTTGAGGAGTCTGGAGAGGCATAGATGGGAGGAAGGGTGAACAAGAGGAGAGGCCGAGAGCGCGAGTGTGTCAGTCAGCTGATAGGAAAGATGGGAGCCAACGCGATCCCTATTGGTGTGGTGACGGCATTTTTCGGTGTGGTGGGCCTCATACTGCCCTTCATCGTAGGCAGGGGCCCAAACAaagggtgagtgtgtgtctgtgtgcctcaTGCCATACCTGTGTCATAAAGAAGGCCCCAAAACAGTCTTAATAATGTGGTGCCCTATAAACTGTCTCTGTACTCTCCACTTATCTTGTGTATTTTGGGgcgagaagtgtgtgtgtttgttagtctgtggtgttgtggagcCACTTGACAGTTCTTGATCACcacatagtagtagtgatggtggcagtggtacaGGTATTGCCTATTTTCTCACCTGTATTTTGTTCCTTGACACCTGTTGCTTATGAGGCAGCCTCCCTTGATGCACCTGCACGTGTGGGTGTTTACAAAAATTTATGatgtttattttactattatcatcatcattataatcctTAGAGTGtatttctgaaacatttcttcaccacaccagcaccacaCTCATCTCTACTTAAAGCAGCacagtgtttttgtggttctagtgagaggTTAACagcatttccacattattaagatgagaaacacccttgagaagccagccagtcatctctgtgacctttagAAATAATGATATTGGGATAGTGAAGTGTTTCAGAGCACAGGAGGGAATCAGACCCACTTATCttgttgtttggtggtgttgactTGCTGGGTTTGTTGCAGAGTGATTCAAGTGGTGCTGGTCATCACGGCGGCCTCCTGCTGGCTCTTGTGAGTGTCACCCGCCCTCTGCTGACCCTGACCTGACCTACCTCACTGACCCAAGCTTGTCTGCAAGGGTCAtggaatatacttttttttttttccatgccatataatttttcttgctttcctgaGTCATGGaatatacattttattttccctgatatataattttccttgttttcctcttgatGAAATAATTGTCTTCTGGGCCAGCCTTGTATGCAGGTCTTGgaatttatttgttctttttctttccttttcttcttatataattttcctGTCCCCCTTAgtgaaaccatttttttttccacttcctcaTTGTGAaactgttttcttcctcttcctcttgcttagATTGGCAAAGtatgattttcttcttcctcttgatgACACTTTTCTTGGTCTCAGTGAGacaatattctcttcctcttcttaaaaCATTTCTCTTACTTTACACTTCAACACATttactttgtcttcctctttgtgAAACATTTCTCATACTGTACTTAACATttcctgcacgcacgcacacacatataattTTGTCTTACTTTGCCTTTTTGAAACATTTCCCTTACTTCATGTTTCCTGCAGTCTAataatgattttctttctttcctttctctccttttacttaCCTTTTAAGCACActcatttaattttctcttcttcccttcctttttttgaaACATTTCttacttcacttttcttcctcacacTCACTTGTCCACTgtatcactcactccctccccacaGCTGGCTGCTTGCCTACATGCACCAGATGAACCCACTCATTGGACCACAGCTGCACAACACCACTGTCATTGCCCTGCAGTACctatgggtgagagagagagagagagagagagagagagagagagagagagacctatacaATATTCTCAATTCTCACAGTACTCATCCCACCTTCATGACAGCCACTAACacttcaccctcctccccctcacagGACCACAACCTGAATCTGACGGAACTGGAGAACACAACCGACTTCACCACTGTGGACTTCACTGAAACCTCTCCTGTCACTGCCTAGCACCTGTGAGGGAAGCAgcagccatgtgtgtgtgtgtgtgtgtgtgtgtgtgtgtgtgggggaggggggtaGGCCGAGGATATGTCTGCCTCCCTCATCATAACCTTCAGTATCTTGAGTTTTAATTAGTGCCTTGAAAAATTACTAATTTTTTGAAGGATGTCATTTTACAGTCAGTTGGAAAGATATTGTGGTGGTTATTCATCTGTGGGTGTTTGAAATGTAGGCCCCAGCACAAAGTGTTTCAAAACATGGGCTGAGAGATGGCaggatatatatgtatgtgtgtgtgtgtgtgtgtgtgtgtgtgtgtgtgtgtgtgtgtgtgtgtgtgtgtgtgtgagacctgGGGCATGACAAGAGTGGTGCCTTCTGGACAAGTGGTTGTGTTAAGATGTGTTATACTTTTATAGATCACAACTGTTGGTTTTTAAAGTTTTAGCATTTGTGTTGGACTGTATATAGTTAAACAATAACATTTACTAGGTTGGTAGAACATGTCTTCAAAATATCCACCGAATGAACAAAAGATTGTCTTCACACCAGCCAGATACCAGGTATGTGAGGAGTCAGGCAGGTGTCCATTAGAGtgacagcacagcacaacacaacacagcatgtCACAAAGGTGTTGAGGTGTGCAGTGTGTGGCAGTGAGGGGCCGTGGTTCACCTTGGACTGTGCACCACACAGGCCCTTCATTGCTGCTCACTGCCTGCCACCTGAGTGTGTGAGGTGTcttgagaacacacacacactagttcaGACTCACACACCTGCCTGGCTTGCTTCAGGAACACACTCATCACTGTCTGGTTCACACTGGTCCTGGTGGTTCCTAGGGACTGAGGTGCAATGATCATAGTAACATATTTATGCAGTACTGTAGCCTTTGTATATAAGCCAAACTAAGCTAAGACTGGTAACAATGGTTGGTAAATCATCAGTAGCAGTGGAGATGATGGAAGAGTCCCTGGCTACTCTATGCCTGCCATCCTGCACCTCAACACTCTACCAGCACTCCCACTGTCCTGCCACATTCCATTCTCTGGGGCAGTGCAGTGGGGGAGCTGAGGTGCCATGCCTAGGATGGCAGTGTGGGGCGGCAGAGAAGCCAAACACatcctgatgctgctgctacatGAGCCTTGCCAAATATGTAATAAATCTATAGGTAATAAAGTCATAACATTACATTAAATAAAGAATTAAAATTACCGTAATCTTGTTAgtaatgcctgtgtgtgtgtgtgtgtgtgtgtgtgtgtgtgtgtgtgtgtgtgtgtgtgtcgggtgaAGAGTCCTGGATGTGTTTGGTTGTGAATTAAACAGTAAGTGTGAAGGTCACTATAATTTCATTTCATAACTTTCCCTTCATGGGTCAGACAGCTTGAGTGTTGTTGGTGGGTGtgaggggtggggggaggaggtggttgcctcccccacacacacatcgtctGACCTTCAGTGGTGTATGAAGGGTGTGTGGCATGTTCCTCTGTGGTGCCACACAGACTTTAAGAGAAGTGACAAGTTGTGGGTGGTTGGCAGATAGCAGGTGGTGTGTTGCCACAGACCGTGCCATGTGactcctactgctgcttctcttatttttcttgttctaaaCACTGAAAGACTGAGTAGAAGGATGAAGTGTTAGCCCTGAGATACCCTGGGAGTGGCTCAACCCTTGACTAGAGATGTACCAATACCAATACTACGAGTACTATTGATACTGAAAACTGCATTGCAAACCAGTCTATAAGATTGTTGCCCACAGTTGTACGTGTTTTGTTAAAGTTTgacattattcttgttatttgattaggttgggttagttgCAATGtttgattagattaggttatattcgataatttttttttctttttgtttataccatgtggacttctcatgggaatttatggcctaaaggggatatttcggggcacctcctatttcaaagcccacccactaggaaaccgttgccccgagtgaggaagcccaacctacactcggaccgtggacaggatttgaacccgtgcacttggagacccctcggaccccaaagcacgcatggttccactgtaccacggcacaCAGGTTAGAATGATGTCAGGGCAAATTAAAAGTTGTCAAAAATAACAAGGGTGATCACGAACAAACATTTACCCTGCAATCTAGACAGCACACTGTCCACGAAAGGAAATAGCCAATCTTTACTGATCTGTTTGTATCATTTTCTGaccctgaaaaaaaagtgtaaacctTCATTTGTCCAGTTTGAACAATCTATAGGGAAATAATGTCATACTGAGTGTTATGGCTTCCAATATTTTGTCCATCCACACGTTGAGTAGCTTGTTGCCCAATGCCCTCCTGAATTTTTGTTTGAATATTGCTTTCCAATAATTTGTGTTGCCAAATATGTATCCAGTGCAATGTCACCATGGGAGCAAAAGACACCAACAGTGTGCAGAACACCCAGTCagatgaagcacacacacacacacacacacatacactacgaATAATGTCATTACCTGTCTCTCGTGTGTTTTTTTAGGTGTTCACCATTCTTTATTTCAATAGGAATCACTGTGTGGTAACAGCTATCCTTGTTATTTCAAAGACAGCTGTGTACAAGGGCGatcagtgtgagagagagagagagagagagagagagagagagagagagagagagagagagagagagagagaattttccttgctttaatgaaaatatttgcTATTCAGCAGCACATACTATGTAGTAGATATATTGAATATACTAAACTTTCAGTTACAATTCATTAAATACAAAACTTCAAGGCTAGTTCAGGGTGTGCCTTTGGAGCGGTGTGGTGACACTGTGCTAGAATATTGTCTTCATTCAACACTGCATTGTTGTGTTTTACCTTAAATTGTTATTATAAATGTCAATTCAAGTTTCATCCAGTCTGGTGACACTGCACTGGAATATTTTGCCTTACTTTAAACTGCACTGTTATGTTTGACCTGAAATTGAAATATAAGTGTTCCTGAGTGGTTAGCCTGGGAGCCAGTGGGTGATGGTTCTGTTACTCCAGCATCTGAATCATTTGCAATATTCTTTATAAAATTATGGGTTAAAGATGGCAGAGCAGAAGTTGAGATACAACATATGCCAATGTAACGTATACACAACACCCATCTATCCACCCACCCGCccatccaaccacacacacacacacaaaatacaaaaaatacacataatcaCTGATAAATGCACAAGTCTTTAGTATGCGAGTGAGCAAGATGTGGGTGGTCCTgtcctcccacttctctctctctctctctctctctctgagctgagGTGGAGGATACTGTAGCAGGGCCCCAAGTCCACTACCAACCTGTCTCGTACACGTAAGGTAGTAGTGATGACTCATTagcaaaaaatatattctaTTACTACGCACCATGGGCTCAATACGCTATATTATACTAAATAATTTGGCATTATCACCAATTTATTTTTATCGCAATAAAACATCCAAACAAAacaatttgcagagagagatacacaacgTAATAAATTCTTTTTAAGTATCGGTAGTATCGGCAGAAAATAAGCCAATACCAACACTCCTTAAATGGGCTGATACTGCTGATACTGATACCGATACATCGTACATCTCAACCCAACACAGCGACACAAGGCAAGGCACTAACAACAAGCCCTCAGTGAAGCCCTGAGATGCCCTGGCAGTGGCTCAACCCTGACACAGCGACACAAGGCAAAGGCACTAACAACAAGCCTTCAGTGTAGCCCTGAGATGCCCTGGCAGTGGCTCAACCCTGACACAGCGACACAAGGCAAAGGCACTAACAACAAGCCTTCAGTGTAGCCCTGAGATGCCCTGGCAGCGGCTCACCTCTGACACAGCGacacaccacaaaccaccaaCAACAGCCCCTTAGTGGATAAAAGACAAAGTATTCAACAACAGAAAATATatttcaataaaataaataaaataaattctaAAGCACTTGCTTCCTGTTACTTGTTCCTCCGAATCTTTTGTCTCCTCAGCTTTCCTCGTGGGGTGTGTCTGTTGGTGTGGGAGGGGCCTGCACCCTGGACTGCACTCCTCAGTGTCCTGGCTGTGGTGGGAACACCTGTGTGTCCAGTGCGGCTACTGTGCTTACTGTCCAGTGACTCCACATCCACCACAGTGTCTCCGGAGTCTGAGCTCAGTGTGTGATCAGTGGACTCCAGGTACGTGGAGGAGCTGCTGGGGGAGGGCTTCACTATCTCTGACAAGGCACTGGTCTTCTTGAGAGGGATGGGGACTGGGGTGAGAGCACGGTGTGTCTCTGGGGTCTGCACGGCGGGGTCTGGGGATAGACCAGGTGGTGTGGTCTCCAGGCTGGCTACATCGGTGGGTAAGGATGGGGTGCACAGGACTGGCAGAGATGAGGTACTGTCGGGGCTGTACCGGTGGGGGGATGGTGTGCTGTGTGGGCTGTGGTGTTGCGGGGAACAGTAAGTGGTATCAGTAACAACACCAACTTCACACATCAATTGACTTTCTGAGATAAAACCACAGCTCAtgtcttgtctctcctcttccttctccttctccttttcttcctcctcctcctcctcttctgcttcctcttcctccctggcCTCCTTCCTCATCTGCTCCTTGCCACTGCCCACAGCCTCACAGGACAAGGAAGGCTGatcatcttttttcatctctataaattcattcattatttgtgTCTCAGTCACTTCATAGAGGTCAtcatcagcctcctcctcctccttcctcatgttCTTGTGCTTTATGTggcatgtcctcctccttctcttcctctattactTCCACTGATGTATtatgttccttctccttttcatgtttttgcaTTTTGTTTGGGAtgttatcatcttcctcctcttcctcatgttcTTGTGTCACTTTGTTTGGCTTAtcgtctcccttcttcccttcatcttcttgagtcttgttttgtttatcatcttccttcttcctcctttcttcttcttgaatcTTGTTttgcttatcttcttctttctcctcttgttcttgtgttaATTTCTCTTGGAggttatcatcttccttctcctcctcatcttcctctattACCTCCAGTGgtatctcgtcttccttctcctcctccacctcatgttccactacttcctcctgtggtatctcctcctccacctcctcctcttcttcatctttctctatcaCCTCTGCAATACtaacttcctccacctcctcctcctcttcatgttcttctATTACTCTGTCTGGCatgtcatcttccttctccaactcttcttcctctaccactgacacatcctcctcctcttcctctatcaccTCCTGTGGtatatcctccttcttttccctctcctgtgTTACCTTCCTCTGGCTGCACTTATTTCTCTCCACACTGAAGTCAAGAGATAAAGACagcatgtcctcctcctcctcctcctcctcctccttctctggtaCATCCTCCAAAACCTCCATCATGTCTTTTTCACACACATttgccttctcccttctctcctgtaCCCTTTTCTTAACATCTGGCATGATGTCGAGGGTTAAGGAGTGAACGCTGTCCCCATCATCGTCCTCCACTGTGTCTACCTTCCCTTCTGTCTCAGTGTCGATGGCTGAAGTCTCCTCTGGTTCCTTCCTAGTGAGGCGTCTCCTGCTGTGTAGAGTGTTGTTCCTGAAGGGTGTCTTGGGGGAGATGTCCGCAGTGAAGTCTTGGGAGTACAGAGGCTTTCTAATACTCTTTAAGAAGCTacagtgtttggtggtgttgctaGTGGTGTTGTTCTCATGTTTGTTGTACTCTTGGTGTGTTAGAAAACGAGCAACAACTTCATCTTCTaacacttctacttcttctgcctcctccacttcctcctcatcatcatccatctcctcctcctcctcatcctcctcctccctgcctctgtgTCTTCTGGTGAGGCTGTTAGAGTGAGATGTCCCTTTCCTTCCCGCCTTCAAGAACTCTTTAATACTCCGCTGGTTAGATTTAGGGgtattttctgttctctctgtcctctcctGTGGCTTCCTGGTGTGCTCAAACATCTCCATTGTGTGCTCAACCTCCAGCAGTTGCCTCCTGCCCCTGCCTTTCTTGAGGTGAGGGTAGACTAGAGAGTAGGGATGGTCTGAATCTTCACTACCCTCCTCactctcatcccttcctctccctcgccttGATTTCTTTGACCCAGTGCGAGACATGGAGTTGTCTACATAATCTTCATCATCGTCgctttcttcttcagttttatcgcttattctttgtcttctctccttctttgacTTGTGAGTGTAAGGATTGGGGTCATCTACATCTTCATTTTCAgcgcttcttctttttctcttcttcttaaacCTAAGAGTGTGAGGATTGAAGCGATCGTTTTCTTCTTCGC encodes:
- the LOC123501057 gene encoding V-type proton ATPase subunit e 2-like — encoded protein: MGGRVNKRRGRERECVSQLIGKMGANAIPIGVVTAFFGVVGLILPFIVGRGPNKGVIQVVLVITAASCWLFWLLAYMHQMNPLIGPQLHNTTVIALQYLWDHNLNLTELENTTDFTTVDFTETSPVTA